A window from Ignavibacteriota bacterium encodes these proteins:
- a CDS encoding IS110 family transposase — MKQKNIRKINHTAAGIDIGSTEIFIGIENKPVLSFPTFTESYIKAIEYLIENNITTVAMEATGVYWYALYDMIEQAGIDVHLVNGRAMRNVPGRKSDVQDCQWLQELHSYGLLRRCFIPDDITRQLRTYTRLRQDHLSLATQHIQHIQKAFDSMNIKLHNVISQINGTSGLRIIKAIISGQKDPIKLASLCENSIIKKKNDLVINSLKGNYRNDYIFALEQAFDGYQFYLDKVFLCDKKIENLLELITKDKHVPEKLNLPKRVRHNAPQIQDLHLMLMKLTGGNDPSQITGLTDKTLLEIIAETGTDLSRWPTEKHFTSWLCLAPGKHSSGKKNKTRNKKGHTKAGQIFRNAAYALTNSKHIALGAFYYRIKARKGPLIAIKATARKIAVLYYNIMTKGIEYVEKGIKDYQQKVKEQKIKFLQKQAKQLGFNLSPMIT, encoded by the coding sequence TGGTTCTACTGAAATATTTATCGGCATTGAAAACAAACCGGTTTTATCTTTCCCAACTTTTACTGAAAGTTATATTAAAGCTATTGAGTATCTTATTGAAAATAATATTACTACCGTTGCTATGGAAGCCACCGGTGTCTATTGGTACGCTCTCTATGATATGATTGAACAAGCCGGCATTGACGTACATCTTGTTAATGGAAGAGCAATGCGAAATGTCCCCGGTAGAAAAAGTGATGTTCAAGACTGTCAATGGCTCCAAGAACTTCACAGCTATGGTCTCCTTCGACGTTGTTTTATCCCAGATGATATTACTCGTCAACTTAGAACCTATACTCGTTTACGTCAAGATCATCTCTCTTTAGCTACTCAACATATTCAACATATACAAAAAGCTTTTGATTCAATGAATATTAAACTTCACAATGTTATTAGTCAAATCAATGGCACCAGCGGTTTACGTATTATTAAAGCTATTATCTCCGGTCAAAAAGATCCAATAAAATTAGCATCTCTTTGTGAAAATAGTATTATTAAAAAGAAAAATGATTTAGTAATTAATTCCCTTAAAGGTAATTACCGTAATGATTACATTTTTGCCTTAGAACAAGCTTTTGATGGTTATCAGTTTTATTTAGATAAAGTATTCTTATGTGATAAAAAAATTGAAAATCTTTTAGAGCTAATTACTAAAGACAAACATGTACCAGAAAAACTTAATCTCCCTAAACGAGTTAGACACAATGCTCCACAAATTCAAGACCTTCACTTAATGCTAATGAAATTAACCGGTGGTAATGATCCTTCCCAAATTACCGGTCTTACTGACAAAACTCTTTTGGAGATTATTGCTGAAACCGGAACTGACTTATCCAGATGGCCTACTGAAAAACATTTTACTTCTTGGCTTTGTCTTGCTCCTGGTAAACACTCCTCGGGTAAAAAAAATAAAACCAGAAATAAAAAAGGTCACACTAAAGCTGGTCAAATTTTTAGAAACGCTGCCTATGCTTTAACTAATAGTAAACATATTGCTCTTGGCGCTTTTTATTATAGAATAAAAGCTAGAAAAGGACCCCTTATTGCTATTAAAGCTACTGCTAGAAAAATTGCTGTTCTTTACTACAATATTATGACTAAAGGTATTGAGTATGTTGAAAAAGGCATTAAAGATTATCAACAAAAAGTCAAAGAACAAAAAATTAAATTTTTACAAAAACAAGCCAAACAACTTGGTTTTAATTTATCGCCAATGATTACTTAG
- a CDS encoding PorT family protein, translating to MRKVIFLLLLLSFISLIKVSAQEIVSKGIVGGLNLSNLYGNDVKNNSIRFGYSLGGFVTIKLNDKLSIRPEIYYCSKGYLSEYKDYSLSGIDEYSVNNKMTLSLNYIEMPIFIVYPIIKNFNIFAGPYIDIFINGETEINSKGYSKFNNGNEVITTNINEDDTHKIKSSMIKSPGFGITIGGEYLYKQFSFGARYSLGLSKTFDASNTSFKHSNIQLMVGFYFP from the coding sequence ATGAGAAAAGTAATATTTTTGCTTCTATTATTAAGTTTTATTAGTCTAATTAAAGTTTCTGCTCAAGAGATTGTTTCAAAAGGTATTGTTGGTGGACTTAATTTATCAAATTTATACGGCAATGATGTTAAAAATAATTCTATTCGTTTTGGCTATTCTTTGGGGGGATTTGTAACAATTAAATTAAATGATAAATTATCAATTCGTCCAGAAATTTATTATTGTTCAAAAGGTTATTTATCAGAATACAAAGATTATTCTTTGAGTGGAATTGATGAATACTCTGTAAATAACAAGATGACATTATCGTTAAATTACATTGAAATGCCAATTTTTATAGTTTATCCAATTATTAAAAATTTTAATATTTTTGCTGGCCCATATATTGACATTTTTATTAATGGTGAAACAGAAATAAATTCAAAAGGGTATTCAAAATTTAATAATGGAAATGAAGTTATTACAACAAATATCAATGAAGATGATACACATAAAATAAAATCCTCAATGATCAAAAGCCCGGGATTTGGTATAACTATTGGAGGAGAATATCTGTATAAACAATTTAGTTTTGGTGCTAGATATTCACTAGGTTTGTCAAAAACATTTGATGCAAGTAATACAAGTTTTAAGCATAGCAATATTCAATTAATGGTTGGTTTCTATTTCCCTTGA
- a CDS encoding cation transporter, with the protein MQKTTFKISKMDCPSEEQMIRMKLADLKNINSLDFDIPNRLLTVFHTDNHDQIFQRLDNLKYDTSLIDSVSADNYSVTTDNTDRERKLLWQVLAINFFFFALELTTGFVSNSMGLVADSLDMLADSIVYGLALFAVGGTMTRKKNIAKSAGYFQLTLAIFGFIEVIRRFIGTETVPTFQTIIIISILALIGNGLCLYLLQKSKSREAHMQASMIFTSNDVVVNLGVIVAGGLVYLTNSKYPDLIVGTIVFFIVGQGAFKILKLSK; encoded by the coding sequence ATGCAAAAAACGACATTTAAAATATCAAAAATGGACTGCCCATCCGAAGAGCAAATGATACGGATGAAACTTGCCGACTTGAAGAACATCAACTCGTTGGACTTTGATATACCTAATAGACTGCTGACCGTTTTTCACACAGACAACCACGACCAAATTTTTCAGCGACTTGACAACTTAAAATATGACACTTCACTTATTGACAGCGTTTCGGCAGACAATTATTCTGTTACAACCGACAACACCGACCGAGAAAGAAAATTGCTTTGGCAAGTTTTAGCTATCAACTTTTTCTTTTTTGCACTTGAACTTACGACAGGTTTCGTTTCAAACTCAATGGGACTTGTTGCCGACAGTTTAGATATGCTTGCCGACAGTATTGTTTACGGACTTGCACTTTTCGCTGTTGGTGGGACAATGACACGAAAAAAGAACATTGCAAAATCAGCAGGTTATTTTCAGTTGACACTTGCCATTTTTGGTTTCATTGAAGTAATCAGACGATTTATTGGAACTGAAACAGTTCCTACATTTCAGACAATCATAATTATTTCAATTCTTGCACTTATTGGCAACGGACTTTGTTTGTATTTACTGCAAAAAAGCAAAAGCAGAGAAGCACATATGCAAGCGAGTATGATTTTTACATCTAATGACGTAGTTGTAAATTTAGGTGTAATTGTCGCAGGCGGACTTGTTTACTTGACAAACTCAAAATATCCCGACCTTATCGTTGGGACAATAGTATTTTTCATCGTTGGACAAGGAGCATTTAAAATTCTAAAACTATCAAAATGA
- a CDS encoding sigma-54-dependent Fis family transcriptional regulator, producing the protein MNRNNKILIADDDETLCYLLKEELINQNFSVDIVYDGKYAIEKLKEKDYDILLLDLEMQFISGEKVLKFANENKPRLQIIVLTAQSDMRTAIECMKLGAYDFLNKPYDFQQLLITIERALKHRELLEKNTILVNKVEKYSSINIVGNSKSIKEVIHLAERAAHSDSNILLEGETGTGKELFAEFIHQNSLRNQKPLVAINCASLPDQLMESELFGYEKGAFTDAKTSKPGLVEIADGGTLFLDEIGELSLTLQPKILRFLENGEFRRIGGVTNHSSNIRIIAATNRNLMEFAEEKKFRRDLLFRLNVITLTIPPLVERDNDILLLSEYFLKKKCSINSPKILSNEAKFALQNYEFPGNVRELEHMIERAIIFAEGNLIETKDLNLPVISVKTNIEDLNDNSILNLEDVEKYHIQKALKMNSWNRENTARMLGISQKTLYTKIKKYSLK; encoded by the coding sequence ATGAATAGAAATAATAAAATTTTAATTGCAGATGATGATGAAACTCTGTGTTATTTGCTGAAGGAAGAATTAATCAATCAAAATTTTTCCGTTGATATTGTTTATGATGGTAAATATGCAATCGAAAAATTAAAGGAAAAAGATTATGATATTCTTTTACTTGATTTGGAAATGCAATTTATTTCCGGTGAAAAGGTTTTAAAATTTGCCAACGAAAATAAACCCCGCCTTCAAATAATTGTCCTAACTGCACAATCTGATATGCGAACCGCAATTGAGTGCATGAAACTTGGCGCATATGATTTTCTTAACAAACCTTATGATTTTCAACAATTGTTAATTACAATAGAACGCGCCTTAAAACATCGTGAATTGCTTGAGAAAAATACAATTCTTGTTAATAAAGTCGAAAAGTATAGCAGTATAAATATTGTTGGTAATAGTAAAAGTATTAAAGAAGTAATTCATTTGGCAGAGCGTGCTGCTCATTCAGATTCAAATATATTACTCGAAGGTGAAACTGGAACTGGAAAGGAATTATTCGCAGAATTTATTCATCAAAATTCATTAAGAAATCAAAAACCGCTGGTTGCAATAAATTGCGCTTCGCTTCCAGATCAATTAATGGAAAGTGAACTTTTTGGATATGAAAAAGGCGCATTTACAGATGCAAAAACTTCTAAACCGGGTTTGGTTGAAATTGCAGATGGCGGAACTTTATTTCTAGATGAAATTGGTGAACTCAGTTTAACTCTTCAGCCAAAGATTTTAAGATTTTTGGAAAATGGTGAATTTAGAAGAATTGGAGGAGTTACAAATCATTCTTCAAACATTAGAATTATTGCAGCAACAAATAGAAATTTAATGGAGTTTGCAGAAGAAAAAAAATTCAGAAGAGATTTATTATTTCGCTTAAATGTAATTACTTTAACAATTCCGCCTTTGGTTGAACGTGACAATGATATTCTTTTACTTTCCGAATATTTCCTTAAAAAAAAATGCTCAATCAATTCGCCAAAAATTTTATCTAATGAAGCAAAATTTGCACTTCAGAATTATGAATTTCCGGGTAATGTTAGAGAATTGGAACATATGATTGAAAGAGCAATAATTTTTGCCGAAGGAAATTTAATTGAAACAAAAGACTTAAACTTGCCGGTAATTTCTGTAAAAACAAATATAGAAGATCTGAATGATAATTCAATTTTAAACTTAGAAGATGTTGAAAAATATCATATCCAGAAAGCTCTAAAAATGAATAGTTGGAATAGAGAAAACACCGCAAGAATGCTTGGGATAAGTCAGAAAACGCTTTACACAAAAATTAAAAAGTATAGTTTAAAATAA
- a CDS encoding hybrid sensor histidine kinase/response regulator, whose product MNGSNRHIFNSESNSKTDLLKIKHDLNNLLNNILNSLELVNENFNSKNRVEQLLDIIKKNTFLATDLVSEISSSQNLSKEIISLSKVIKNSIELVNIERNNDSIIFVNNATNDLILANYVNINRIILNLIKNSKEADCNSKVLISLNDLHPNKIELEISDNGPGISPQDLEHIFDYGFSSKKNNSVEHGLGLSIVKELVEEYSGNISVKSNLGKGTLFKIVFPIHKTEKFSKSFNNKTIIIGEDDPFQLEVLKDLLTSLNIKTYSAQNGIEVLDLLNNHKPDIIIIDRYMPIMDGIECIKNIKQIYSNIPIILTSGSDVENFKEENFISEVLMKPYSFETVQNILERIL is encoded by the coding sequence ATGAATGGCAGCAACCGGCATATTTTCAATTCCGAAAGCAATTCAAAAACTGATCTGCTAAAAATAAAACATGATTTAAACAATCTTTTAAATAATATTTTAAATTCTTTAGAACTAGTTAATGAAAATTTTAATTCGAAAAATAGAGTTGAACAACTTTTAGATATCATAAAAAAAAATACATTTCTCGCAACCGATTTAGTGTCAGAAATTTCCAGCTCACAGAATTTATCTAAGGAAATAATAAGTTTATCAAAAGTTATTAAAAACTCAATTGAGCTTGTAAATATTGAGCGAAATAATGATTCAATAATTTTTGTTAACAATGCAACGAATGATTTAATTCTTGCAAATTATGTAAATATAAATCGCATAATTTTGAATTTAATAAAAAATTCTAAAGAAGCTGATTGCAATTCTAAAGTTTTAATTTCACTAAATGATCTTCATCCCAATAAAATTGAATTAGAAATTAGTGATAATGGTCCGGGAATTTCTCCACAAGATTTAGAACATATTTTCGATTATGGTTTTTCATCAAAGAAAAACAATTCTGTTGAACACGGTTTAGGACTTTCAATAGTTAAAGAATTAGTTGAAGAATATTCCGGAAATATTTCCGTTAAATCAAATTTAGGAAAAGGAACACTATTTAAAATTGTTTTTCCAATTCACAAAACAGAAAAATTTTCTAAATCCTTTAACAACAAAACAATTATTATTGGTGAGGATGATCCTTTCCAGCTTGAGGTTTTAAAGGATTTGCTTACTTCGTTGAATATAAAAACTTATTCTGCACAAAACGGAATTGAAGTTTTAGATTTGTTAAATAATCATAAACCGGATATAATAATTATTGATAGATATATGCCAATTATGGATGGAATTGAGTGCATAAAAAATATAAAACAAATTTATTCTAATATTCCGATTATTTTAACATCGGGATCTGATGTTGAAAATTTTAAAGAAGAAAATTTCATCTCGGAAGTTTTAATGAAGCCTTATAGTTTTGAAACTGTTCAAAATATTTTAGAGAGAATTCTCTGA
- a CDS encoding response regulator, translated as MFKILVVDDQPDNVFLLEDRLNKEGFNVIRAYDGKSAIKKAELEKPDLILLDVMMPDIDGFEVCKSLKQNELTNTIPIILVTALNSSMDIENGFEAGAFDYIKKPFNRSELLARVKAALRFNETNKLYIELEKINTFSTTVKKTNHEIKQPLTLINLSVTALKREIESETFSKNSALKRVEFIENAVKDILHFMGTMLNIKEPEVKLYLDNLKANQFKIGEEEIVESENSL; from the coding sequence ATATTTAAAATACTTGTTGTTGATGATCAACCGGATAATGTTTTTCTCTTAGAGGACAGATTAAACAAAGAAGGTTTTAACGTAATAAGAGCTTATGATGGAAAATCTGCAATTAAAAAAGCAGAACTTGAAAAACCGGATTTAATTTTGCTTGATGTTATGATGCCGGATATAGATGGCTTTGAAGTTTGCAAATCCTTAAAACAAAATGAATTAACAAATACAATTCCGATTATTTTAGTAACTGCATTAAATTCTTCAATGGATATTGAAAATGGATTTGAAGCCGGTGCATTTGATTATATTAAAAAACCATTTAATAGAAGCGAACTTTTAGCAAGAGTAAAAGCTGCATTACGTTTTAACGAAACAAATAAATTATATATTGAATTAGAAAAAATTAATACATTTTCTACAACCGTAAAAAAAACAAATCATGAAATCAAACAACCACTAACTTTAATTAATTTATCAGTAACAGCTCTTAAAAGAGAAATTGAATCTGAAACTTTTAGTAAAAATTCGGCATTGAAAAGAGTTGAATTTATTGAAAATGCAGTAAAAGATATTTTGCATTTTATGGGAACAATGCTCAATATTAAAGAGCCGGAAGTTAAATTGTATTTGGATAATTTAAAGGCAAATCAATTTAAAATTGGTGAAGAAGAAATTGTAGAATCAGAGAATTCTCTCTAA
- a CDS encoding response regulator: MKINAKLLLLTFTIITLVSVTSAFIYHTLTKEFLLKQQSKNLINSANNFIFTFQQVIDDIDTDFQNNYSEEKFSFTNSEIDFLITAQNKNEISSNNFHIKPNIKVYTDVNSLNQFFELNRNVIVRQKKIENDLVYYGKVINSYFLGSLAEKIRSDIAYVDNGVVSLLSNNSDNEQYLPNLSKAARELYNKSNFELLQEDVNNSDLFVTHYSPAAQNVLGNKLDFIIFSASDEASTFNKTMNIVTLIIVLSGISLTIVFLFLFTTRFRKQLDYISNSVAQIAKGKLDERVKIISKDEIGNLGSAFNNMLEEIKKRDDAEKEYTEFISLINKKPTLKEISEVTIEKIILSTGVDIGGIYLLENNLLSPLAIYGIPHFSDKEIHESNFYKRAIDNKEIIEIEFENNHPVVRTGLTELKINYLYILPISYNYEVIAILELASVNKPQNDVKQYYEKIKDQLSIGIANGKAFSKLQNLVDELQQLNNAYQKQNIEITEKNNELLELHNKFKKNAEELEIQKEKAIESAKLKSQFLANMSHELRTPQNSILGLTELILKDTNTDSKTKERLNVVLRNGKKLLNLVENILEFSKLESGNIIVTESEILLSEFISEVKSFISPIFLEREISFNITVPNDYDYLLKSDIKKIEQIIYNLVGNAAKFTKEGFVNLKIKIVDKELIIEVEDSGPGISYEDRKIIFEEFRQADASLNRKYSGTGLGLAICKKYTNILHGEIDVISELAKGSTFTVSLPNVVKDIFATQLDIREIQNKKIFKAVIISDGEDSIKLIGDYLKSNNVIVEIPNVDEFNIISIEESLPNVIILDVLLKNRNGWQILQKLKENKFTSKIPIVIINMDQEANCGIGFNIYEFCNNDFTRLNIINIIENIENKQSIKFRKILFVTDEIKFNILEDELISDELKIFHSNDHHSICDQIKKFEPDLIMIDLLNKKFDSFLLLNEIQEDIYSKNIPVISFIQNLNNEKEIQEINNKLFETTLIAQHHPLDVLKIIKDRIELIDSTVFQSNKNEKIESKLISENNSHKNYNGSYSILIVDDDKDARFTIGEIVKSLGYNPIFATDGFECLEILNNEKPDIVLLDIMMPKMDGFQTIKKIRNNSITKSLKVFALTAYAMLTDREIIEKNGFNGLFTKPINTGQLEKRLKNIFKLIA, translated from the coding sequence ATGAAAATAAATGCAAAGTTATTACTTCTAACATTTACGATTATTACTTTAGTTTCTGTCACTTCGGCATTTATTTATCATACGCTTACCAAAGAATTCCTACTCAAGCAACAGTCAAAAAACTTAATTAATTCTGCAAATAATTTCATTTTCACATTTCAACAAGTAATTGATGATATTGATACGGATTTTCAAAATAATTATTCAGAAGAGAAATTTTCTTTTACAAATTCAGAGATTGATTTCCTAATTACTGCACAAAATAAAAATGAAATTTCATCAAATAATTTCCATATTAAGCCAAACATTAAGGTTTATACTGATGTTAACTCCTTAAATCAATTTTTTGAATTAAATAGAAATGTAATTGTAAGACAAAAAAAAATAGAAAATGATTTAGTTTATTATGGTAAAGTCATAAACTCATATTTCCTAGGAAGTCTTGCTGAAAAAATTCGATCTGATATTGCGTATGTTGATAACGGGGTTGTTTCATTATTATCTAACAACTCAGATAATGAACAGTATCTTCCAAATTTGAGCAAAGCAGCTCGCGAACTTTATAATAAAAGTAATTTCGAATTATTACAAGAAGATGTGAACAATTCAGATTTATTTGTTACACATTATTCTCCCGCAGCTCAAAATGTTTTAGGAAATAAATTAGATTTTATTATTTTCTCTGCTTCTGATGAAGCTTCGACATTTAATAAAACAATGAATATTGTTACACTCATTATTGTTCTATCCGGAATATCTCTTACAATTGTTTTTCTATTTTTATTTACAACACGCTTTAGAAAACAACTTGATTATATTTCGAATAGTGTTGCACAAATTGCGAAAGGTAAGCTTGATGAAAGAGTTAAAATAATTTCAAAAGATGAAATTGGCAATTTAGGTTCTGCATTCAATAATATGTTGGAGGAAATTAAAAAAAGAGATGATGCTGAAAAAGAATACACAGAATTTATTTCTTTGATTAATAAGAAACCAACATTAAAGGAAATAAGCGAAGTTACAATTGAGAAAATAATTTTATCAACCGGAGTTGATATCGGTGGAATTTATTTACTCGAAAATAATTTACTTTCACCTTTAGCTATTTATGGAATTCCACATTTTAGTGATAAAGAAATTCATGAATCAAATTTTTATAAACGAGCAATTGATAATAAAGAAATTATAGAAATTGAGTTTGAAAATAATCACCCAGTTGTAAGAACCGGTTTAACAGAATTGAAAATTAATTATCTATATATTTTACCAATTTCTTACAATTATGAAGTTATTGCAATTTTAGAATTAGCCTCTGTAAATAAACCGCAAAATGATGTAAAGCAATATTATGAAAAGATTAAAGATCAATTATCAATTGGAATAGCAAACGGTAAGGCATTTAGCAAACTTCAAAATCTTGTTGATGAATTGCAGCAATTAAACAATGCTTATCAAAAACAAAATATAGAGATAACAGAGAAAAATAATGAACTTTTAGAATTACATAATAAATTTAAAAAAAATGCTGAGGAATTGGAAATTCAAAAAGAGAAAGCAATAGAATCAGCAAAACTTAAATCGCAATTTCTTGCAAACATGTCGCATGAGTTAAGAACTCCACAAAATTCTATTCTTGGATTAACAGAACTAATACTTAAAGACACAAACACAGATTCAAAAACCAAAGAAAGATTAAATGTAGTATTGCGCAATGGTAAAAAACTTTTAAATCTAGTTGAAAATATTTTGGAATTCTCAAAATTAGAATCCGGAAATATAATTGTTACAGAATCAGAAATTTTATTAAGTGAATTTATCAGCGAAGTGAAAAGTTTTATCTCGCCAATATTTTTGGAAAGAGAAATATCTTTTAACATTACTGTTCCAAATGACTATGATTATTTGCTGAAATCAGATATTAAAAAAATTGAACAGATAATTTATAATCTTGTAGGAAATGCTGCTAAATTTACTAAAGAAGGATTTGTAAATCTTAAAATTAAAATCGTAGATAAAGAATTAATAATTGAAGTTGAAGATAGCGGTCCGGGAATTTCTTATGAAGATAGAAAAATTATTTTTGAGGAATTTCGACAAGCTGATGCAAGCTTAAATAGAAAATATAGCGGTACTGGTTTGGGACTGGCAATCTGCAAAAAATATACAAATATTTTACATGGTGAAATTGACGTAATTTCGGAATTGGCAAAAGGTTCAACATTTACAGTAAGTTTACCAAATGTTGTGAAAGATATATTTGCAACCCAACTTGATATTAGAGAAATACAAAATAAAAAAATATTTAAAGCAGTTATAATTTCAGACGGCGAAGATTCAATCAAATTAATTGGTGATTACTTAAAATCCAACAATGTAATTGTTGAAATTCCCAATGTTGATGAATTCAATATAATCTCAATTGAAGAAAGTTTACCAAACGTAATAATTCTCGATGTTTTACTTAAAAACAGAAATGGCTGGCAGATTCTTCAAAAGTTGAAAGAGAATAAGTTTACGTCAAAAATTCCGATTGTAATTATAAATATGGATCAAGAAGCGAATTGCGGAATTGGATTTAATATTTATGAGTTTTGCAATAATGATTTTACTCGATTGAATATAATCAATATAATTGAAAATATTGAAAACAAACAAAGTATAAAATTTAGAAAAATTTTATTCGTTACAGATGAAATCAAATTTAATATACTTGAGGACGAACTAATTTCCGACGAATTAAAAATATTTCACAGTAATGATCATCATTCAATTTGCGATCAAATAAAAAAGTTTGAACCGGATTTAATTATGATCGATTTATTAAACAAAAAATTCGATTCATTTCTATTACTAAATGAAATTCAAGAAGATATCTATTCCAAAAATATTCCAGTAATTTCTTTTATTCAAAATTTAAATAACGAAAAAGAAATTCAAGAAATTAATAATAAACTTTTTGAAACAACTCTTATTGCACAGCATCATCCGTTAGATGTTTTAAAAATTATAAAAGACAGAATTGAATTGATTGATTCAACAGTTTTTCAATCAAATAAAAATGAAAAAATAGAATCAAAGTTAATCAGTGAAAATAATTCACATAAAAATTATAATGGATCATATAGCATTTTAATTGTTGATGATGATAAAGATGCAAGATTTACAATAGGTGAAATTGTGAAATCATTAGGATATAATCCAATATTTGCAACAGATGGATTTGAATGTTTAGAAATATTAAATAATGAAAAACCTGATATAGTTTTGCTGGATATTATGATGCCCAAAATGGACGGCTTTCAAACAATAAAAAAAATAAGAAATAATTCGATAACAAAATCACTAAAAGTATTTGCTTTAACAGCATATGCAATGTTAACAGATAGAGAAATAATTGAGAAAAACGGTTTCAACGGATTGTTTACAAAACCAATAAATACGGGACAATTAGAAAAAAGATTGAAAAATATTTTCAAATTAATTGCATGA
- the tadA gene encoding Flp pilus assembly complex ATPase component TadA, whose translation MINHALEILSKFAKSIPDAYIGLDRTNYIIEKSQELSIKDKDLLIKLINHILTVMVDRGASDIEIGGPGSGNYIWFRIQGIKQRIKDLPNLKIDEATLLIAAFLNKNQHRHLMVNRNLDFSYSFRYIKENVNVRFRADAYYDLDSLTLNMRSISSKLRTIQSYEFHPYALQAMSINYIKFGLSLITGITGSGKSTTLDALIDMHNQGTPCQIITIASPIEFVHASNQCIIKHREVGRDVLSFKDGVTQALRQDPDIIIIGEMRDPDTILAALEVADTGHKVFSTLHTSSAIESIDRIIAEVNPVEQERVRMRLADVLVSVVSQKLIPGLEGKLVLAKEILIVTPSVKAAIKNNNTSEIYMMMNQGGNLGMITMEQDLMRLYQQRKISKENMIAFANNKTRMQQLFKAV comes from the coding sequence ATGATAAATCACGCATTAGAAATATTATCGAAATTCGCTAAATCAATTCCGGATGCTTACATTGGACTTGATAGAACCAATTATATTATTGAGAAATCTCAAGAATTAAGTATTAAGGATAAAGATCTACTAATCAAACTTATCAATCACATCTTAACAGTAATGGTTGATAGAGGCGCATCAGATATTGAAATAGGTGGTCCTGGCTCAGGAAATTATATTTGGTTCAGAATACAAGGAATTAAACAGCGTATTAAAGATTTACCAAATCTTAAGATTGATGAAGCTACATTACTTATTGCTGCATTTCTAAATAAAAATCAACATCGTCATTTAATGGTTAACAGAAATCTCGATTTTAGTTATTCATTCAGATATATTAAAGAAAATGTTAACGTAAGGTTTAGAGCCGATGCATATTATGATTTAGATAGTTTAACATTGAACATGCGTTCCATCTCAAGCAAATTAAGAACAATTCAAAGTTATGAATTTCATCCATATGCTTTGCAAGCAATGAGCATAAACTATATAAAATTTGGACTTTCACTTATTACCGGAATTACAGGTTCCGGAAAATCAACAACACTTGATGCTCTAATAGACATGCATAATCAAGGAACTCCATGTCAAATTATCACAATTGCATCACCAATAGAATTTGTTCACGCATCGAATCAATGTATTATAAAACATAGAGAAGTTGGAAGAGATGTACTTTCATTTAAAGATGGAGTTACTCAAGCATTAAGACAAGACCCGGACATTATAATTATTGGTGAAATGAGAGATCCAGATACAATACTTGCTGCGCTTGAAGTTGCCGATACAGGACACAAAGTTTTTTCAACATTACACACTTCTTCAGCAATTGAATCAATTGATAGAATTATAGCTGAAGTAAATCCGGTTGAGCAAGAAAGAGTAAGAATGAGACTTGCAGACGTTTTAGTTTCTGTGGTATCTCAAAAATTAATTCCAGGTTTAGAAGGAAAGTTAGTTCTTGCAAAAGAAATACTAATAGTTACACCAAGTGTAAAAGCAGCTATCAAAAATAATAATACAAGTGAAATTTATATGATGATGAACCAAGGTGGAAATCTTGGAATGATTACAATGGAACAAGATTTAATGCGATTATATCAGCAAAGAAAAATTTCTAAAGAAAATATGATAGCATTTGCAAATAACAAAACAAGAATGCAACAATTATTTAAAGCGGTATAA